The nucleotide sequence AGGCAAACTTTTTTTCCCTTTATCCTTGAGGTTTCTCTTGTGTTGTAGCCTTGTGCTTGTTTCCAATTTGCTTAACTATACCATAGCCGATTAATCGCCATCTTCCAGCTACTTTCCTGCTTAACGCTGCTCGCGTTCCCTTTTCGACGCACACTGGACGTCCCAGCTTTAATGTCGCCTCATCTCCTTTCACTGAAACGACTGCGCCTACAGTGATTGTTGTCCCTATGTCTAAAAGGAGGCTTTCTTTGAGATGTATTCTGTCTATCGCAATCATCTCTTTCGTTCCTATTGCACGCTCAAAAAAATGCGTTTCTACTGTAAGCGATGATGCTGTTGGAGGAAGCTTCTCAGGCAGCCCAACTAGGTTTCCAGTGAGGCTGTCTGCCTTGGTTAGAGATGGGTCGAGCATCGTTCCTATTCCTACTAAGCCGCCGCATTGTGCTTCATCCATGTCTCTTCCACCTGCTCGAAGGCTAACGATTTCGGTTTGTAAAGGTTCATATACGCTTTGGCCTTGCTTTTCCACTCGTACGCCTGGGCGGATTTCTATTTCGTTGCCCATTTTGAATTGTCCTTGTATAATGCTGCCGCCTATAACGCCGCCTACTAAGTCGTCAATGGAGGTTCCTGGTTTGTTGATGTCGAAGGAGCGGACGATGTACATTAGAGGAGATTTCGTTATGTCGCGTTTGGGTGTAGGAATGTATTCTTCGATGGCTTGGACGAGGACATCGATATTAACAGCATGCTGAGCTGAAATCGGAATGACGGGAGCGCCCTCTGCAATTGTGTCTTTGACAAATTCGGCGATTTCGCGATAGCTTTCCATGACTCTTTTTTCGTCAACTATGTCTATCTTGTTTTGAACGATAATTATTTTACCTATGC is from Candidatus Bathyarchaeota archaeon and encodes:
- a CDS encoding translation initiation factor IF-2 subunit gamma, which encodes MPKQPEVNIGTIGHVDHGKTTLVQALSGVWAAKHSEELRRGITIKLGYADASVYKCPRCGIPECYSTEPKCPACGTKCEFQRAVSFVDAPGHEALMATMLSGAAIMDGAILVIAADEPCPQPQTREHLAAIQIVGIGKIIIVQNKIDIVDEKRVMESYREIAEFVKDTIAEGAPVIPISAQHAVNIDVLVQAIEEYIPTPKRDITKSPLMYIVRSFDINKPGTSIDDLVGGVIGGSIIQGQFKMGNEIEIRPGVRVEKQGQSVYEPLQTEIVSLRAGGRDMDEAQCGGLVGIGTMLDPSLTKADSLTGNLVGLPEKLPPTASSLTVETHFFERAIGTKEMIAIDRIHLKESLLLDIGTTITVGAVVSVKGDEATLKLGRPVCVEKGTRAALSRKVAGRWRLIGYGIVKQIGNKHKATTQEKPQG